Within bacterium, the genomic segment TACACACGCGCAAATCGCGCAGGTGATCGGAAAATCGCGTACATCCGTTACGGAAACTCTTTCGCTAAATCAAATTCCGCAAGAAGTGCGCGATCTATGTCGGCAGGCCGACATTTCAAGCAAATCACTTTTGCTTCAAATCGTGCGCCAACCAAATGTGGAAGAAATGAAAAATCTTGCGATGCGAATCGGACGCGAAAATCTTTCGCGCAATGATGTTCGCAAAGAGAAACAACTTACTTCAAGTAAAAAAGCAGAACCATTCCTGTTCAGGTTTAGGGGAAATAATTTTAAGCTGATGATCCGCTTCAACAAAGCGAAAGTTTCACATGATGAAGTTGTCAGTGCACTGGAAACTACTTTAGAAAAATTAAAGTAAAAAACAAAGATAAACTAATTCATTAGATGTTGGCCGGCCGACAAAAAAAAGTTCAAGGGTTCAGGAGTTCAAAGGTGCAAAAGCATTTTGTGAAAGCACATTGAACTTTTGAACTTTTGAACCTTTGAACCTTTAAACCATGAATCTCCTGGTAATCAGTGATCTCCATCTTGGTCCAGAGACATCAGAGCGGAATGAGTTGTTCCTTCAGTTTTTGGATCATGCGAGCAAAAATCAGGATCAGGTTCTTATCGTTGGGGATCTTTTCGATTTGTGGCTCGGGTGGAACGATTTAACAATGGAATTCCAGAAGCCGATTCTGCAGCGAATGAAGGATCTATCTTCCTCAGGGCTGCAAATGGACTACGTGGAGGGAAACCGGGACTTTGGAATTTCGCAATTCGAAGGTGTTCTTTTCCGTAGAGTGGCGCCCGATTTCTTGCAAAGGGAATGGGCCGGAAAACGCATTCATGCCGAGCATGGCGATTTGATCAATGAATCGGATCGTCCATACAGACTCTGGCGACGAATCAGCAAGAACAGATTCTCTTAC encodes:
- a CDS encoding metallophosphoesterase; this encodes MNLLVISDLHLGPETSERNELFLQFLDHASKNQDQVLIVGDLFDLWLGWNDLTMEFQKPILQRMKDLSSSGLQMDYVEGNRDFGISQFEGVLFRRVAPDFLQREWAGKRIHAEHGDLINESDRPYRLWRRISKNRFSYFLLAHLPAFLTLRIALRLEQGMRKTNQRHRMHYPDQNSEKFSFGLFRSGVDLIVVGHFHTEKSVEMVLENRNVLFYNLPGWEQGFRYLVIPSSGTPYFTDWGKQNGNSATT